One stretch of Punica granatum isolate Tunisia-2019 chromosome 5, ASM765513v2, whole genome shotgun sequence DNA includes these proteins:
- the LOC116207152 gene encoding glutathione transferase GST 23-like, translating to METVKLYGAWPSPYSCRVIWALKLKGIPFEYIEEDLYNKSPQLLQYNPVYNKIPVLVHGGRPICESMVILEYLDEKWPQQPLLPTDPYERAEARFWVKFAEDKGLSIRMIYRTEGEKQEKARRDALEMLTILEEHGLNGKKKFFGGDNINIVDIAFGWIAHWMGVIEEITGVKLVEGNKFPLLKAWMHNFKEVSLINENLPNREKMVAFFRTRRSLILSAAWHPDFGFISRR from the exons ATGGAAACAGTGAAGCTCTATGGGGCATGGCCGAGTCCGTACAGTTGCAGGGTAATATGGGCATTGAAGCTCAAGGGCATTCCGTTCGAGTACATCGAAGAAGATCTTTACAACAAGAGTCCTCAACTCTTACAGTACAACCCAGTGTACAACAAAATTCCAGTGCTTGTTCATGGTGGACGACCGATCTGTGAATCCATGGTCATACTGGAATATCTAGATGAGAAGTGGCCACAACAGCCTTTATTGCCGACCGATCCTTATGAAAGGGCAGAGGCTCGATTTTGGGTCAAATTCGCCGAAGATAAG GGTCTTAGCATTCGGATGATATACCGAACTGAGggtgaaaaacaagaaaaggCCAGGAGGGATGCCTTGGAGATGCTGACCATCCTAGAAGAACATGGACTCAACGGGAAGAAGAAATTCTTTGGAGGGGACAATATCAATATTGTGGATATTGCCTTCGGGTGGATTGCCCACTGGATGGGAGTCATTGAAGAGATCACAGGAGTGAAGCTAGTTGAGGGCAATAAGTTCCCTCTCTTGAAGGCTTGGATGCACAATTTCAAGGAAGTGTCGCTTATCAATGAGAATCTACCTAATAGAGAAAAGATGGTTGCTTTCTTCCGAACCAGGAGATCGCTGATTTTGTCAGCAGCTTGGCATCCCGACTTTGGGTTTATTTCAAGAAGATAA